Proteins from one Mesoplodon densirostris isolate mMesDen1 chromosome 1, mMesDen1 primary haplotype, whole genome shotgun sequence genomic window:
- the IFIT5 gene encoding interferon-induced protein with tetratricopeptide repeats 5 translates to MSEIPKDSLKAILLELECHFTWNLLKEDIDLFDVEDTIGQQLEFLTTKSRLTLYNLLAYVKHLKGQNKDALECLKQAEEIIQREHSDKEEVRSLVTWGNYAWVYYHMDQLKEAQKYIDKVGNVCKKLSSPSNYKLERPEIDCEKGWALLKFGGKYHQKAKAAFEKALEAEPDNPEFNIGYAITVYRLDDSDREGSIKSFSLGPLRKAVTLNPDNSYIKVFLALKLQDVHAEAEGEKYIEEILDQISSQPYVLRYAAKFYRRKNSWDKALELLKKALEATPTSSFLHHQMGLCYRAQMIQIKKATRNRPKGKDKLKVDELITSAIFHFREAVERDSMFAFAYTDLANMYAEGSQYSNAEDIFQKALRLENITDDHKHQIHYHYGRFQEFHCKSENTAIHHYLEALKVKDRSSLRTKLTSAIKKLAAKRLGHNASDVQSLSALGFVYKLEGEKRQAAEYYERAQKIDPENAEFLTALCELRLSI, encoded by the exons ATGAG TGAAATTCCTAAGGACTCATTGAAGGCCATTCTGTTGGAGTTAGAATGTCACTTCACATGGAATTTACTTAAGGAAGACATTGATCTGTTTGATGTAGAAGATACAATTGGGCAACAGCTTGAATTTCTTACCACAAAATCCAGACTCACTCTTTATAACCTGTTGGCCTATGTGAAACACCTAAAGGGCCAAAATAAAGATGCTCTAGAGTGCTTGAAACAAGCAGAAGAAATAATACAGCGAGAACACTCGGACAAAGAAGAAGTACGAAGTCTGGTCACTTGGGGAAACTATGCCTGGGTTTATTATCACATGGACCAGCTTAAAGAAGCTCAGAAGTATATAGACAAGGTAGGGAACGTCTGCAAGAAATTGTCCAGTCCTTCTAACTACAAGTTGGAGCGTCCAGAGATTGACTGTGAGAAAGGGTGGGCACTCTTGAAATTTGGAGGAAAGTATCACCAAAAGGCTAAAGCAGCTTTTGAGAAGGCTCTGGAAGCAGAACCCGACAATCCAGAATTTAACATTGGCTATGCCATCACAGTATATCGGCTGGATGATTCTGACAGAGAAGGGTCTATAAAGAGCTTTTCTCTGGGCCCCCTGCGGAAAGCTGTTACCCTGAACCCAGATAATTCATACATTAAGGTTTTTCTGGCGCTGAAGCTTCAAGATGTACATGCAGAAGCTGAAGGGGAAAAGTATATTGAAGAAATCCTGGACCAAATATCATCCCAACCTTACGTTCTTCGTTATGCAGCCAAATTCTATAGGAGAAAAAATTCCTGGGACAAAGCTCTTGAACTTTTGAAAAAGGCCTTAGAGGCGACACCAACCTCTTCTTTCCTGCATCACCAAATGGGACTTTGCTATAGGGCACAAATGATCCAAATCAAGAAGGCCACTCGCAACAGACCTAAAGGAAAGGATAAACTGAAAGTTGATGAGCTGATTACATCAGCTATATTTCATTTCAGAGAAGCTGTGGAGCGAGATTCTATGTTTGCATTTGCCTACACGGACCTGGCCAACATGTATGCTGAGGGAAGCCAGTATAGCAATGCTGAAGACATTTTTCAGAAAGCTCTTCGTCTGGAGAACATAACTGATGATCACAAACATCAGATACACTACCACTATGGCCGCTTTCAGGAATTTCACTGTAAATCAGAAAATACTGCCATCCACCATTATTTAGAAGCCTTAAAGGTCAAAGACAGGTCATCTCTGCGTACTAAACTGACAAGTGCTATAAAGAAATTGGCTGCCAAGAGACTTGGTCACAATGCTTCAGATGTGCAGAGTTTAAGTGCTCTAGGGTTTGTTTACAAGCTGGAGGGAGAAAAGAGGCAAGCTGCTGAGTACTATGAAAGGGCCCAAAAGATAGATCCAGAAAATGCAGAATTTCTTACTGCTCTCTGTGAGCTTCGACTTTCCATTTAA
- the LOC132492633 gene encoding interferon-induced protein with tetratricopeptide repeats 1-like — protein sequence MSNNADEDQIKDKLEQLRCHFTWELVIKDDEIPDLENRVLDQIEFLDTKYNIGIYNLLAYVKHLRGQNEEALKSLKEAEDLTLQEYGNQSDVRSLVTWGNYAWLHYHMGRHAEAQIYLDEVKNTCRKLANSSSYRMECPQMDCEEGWALLKCGGENYERAKVCFEKALEEDPENPEFSTGYAITIYRLESFHKEERSPGAFCLNTLKQAIRLNPKDAYIKVLLALKLQAVGQEAEGEKYIKEALTNASSKIYVFRYIATFYRRKGSLGEALWFLKLALEATPSSVLLHHQMGLCYKAQIIQIKKATNWQPKGQDKANVNRIIQSAIYHFEFAVQQKPTFEFAYIDLAEMYTEAGDHKKAEDAYQKVLCMEALNKHMLQQVHFHYGRFLEYQKKSEVDAISHYLKAVKIENASLGRNKSISSLKKLALKKLQKDASDIESLCILGFIHKVKGEMNEALEYYEQALRLVPVLENSVLVTDP from the coding sequence taataatgctGATGAAGATCAGATCAAGGATAAGCTGGAACAGTTGAGATGTCACTTTACATGGGAGTTGGTCATTAAAGACGATGAAATACCTGATTTAGAAAACAGGGTCTTGGACCAGATTGAGTTCCTAGATACCAAATACAACATAGGAATATACAACTTACTGGCCTATGTGAAACACCTGAGAGGCCAGAACGAGGAAGCCCTGAAGAGTTTGAAAGAAGCTGAAGACTTAACCCTGCAAGAATATGGCAACCAATCAGACGTGAGAAGTCTGGTTACCTGGGGCAACTATGCCTGGCTGCATTACCACATGGGCCGACATGCAGAAGCCCAGATTTACCTGGACGAGGTGAAGAACACTTGCAGGAAGCTTGCAAATTCCTCCAGCTACAGAATGGAGTGTCCTCAGATGGACTGTGAGGAAGGATGGGCCTTGCTGAAATGTGGAGGAGAGAATTATGAACGGGCCAAGGTCTGCTTTGAAAAGGCTCTGGAAGAGGACCCTGAAAACCCTGAATTCAGCACTGGGTATGCAATCACCATCTATCGCCTGGAGAGCTTTCACAAAGAAGAACGAAGTCCTGGGGCATTTTGTCTGAATACCCTAAAACAGGCTATCAGGCTAAATCCAAAAGATGCATATATTAAGGTTCTCCTTGCCCTGAAGCTTCAAGCTGTAGGACAagaagctgaaggagaaaaatacattaaagaaGCACTGACCAACGCGTCTTCAAAGATCTATGTCTTCCGATATATTGCCACCTTTTACCGAAGAAAAGGCTCTCTGGGTGAAGCTCTTTGGTTCTTAAAACTGGCCTTGGAAGCAACACCCTCCTCTGTCCTCCTGCATCACCAGATGGGGCTTTGCTACAAGGCACAAATCATCCAAATAAAGAAAGCTACAAACTGGCAGCCTAAAGGACAGGATAAAGCAAACGTCAACAGAATAATACAATCAGCCATATATCATTTTGAATTTGCTGTGCAACAAAAGCCCACATTTGAGTTTGCTTACATAGACCTGGCAGAAATGTACACAGAAGCAGGTGACCACAAAAAAGCTGAAGATGCTTATCAAAAGGTGTTATGCATGGAAGCACTCAACAAACATATGCTGCAACAGGTACACTTCCACTACGGCCGATTTCTggaatatcaaaaaaaatctgaagttgATGCAATCAGCCATTAtttaaaagcagtaaaaataGAAAACGCATCATTAGGAAGGAATAAAAGTATCAGTTCTTTGAAGAAATTGGCTTTAAAGAAACTTCAGAAAGATGCATCAGATATAGAAAGCTTGTGCATCCTTGGGTTCATCCACAAAGTAAAAGGAGAAATGAATGAAGCCCTGGAGTATTACGAGCAGGCCCTGAGGCTGGTTCCTGTCTTGGAGAACTCTGTGCTTGTGACCGACCCGTAG